Proteins from one Parasteatoda tepidariorum isolate YZ-2023 chromosome 4, CAS_Ptep_4.0, whole genome shotgun sequence genomic window:
- the LOC107444231 gene encoding probable splicing factor, arginine/serine-rich 7, producing the protein MTEELPLIAQVSNVSTLATLDQMEKLFGFMGKIKDIKMYPTVSVVQPQFKVCYVKYAESWSVRVALHLTNTVFIDRALVVVAIPGDTIPSEDNTAFDLHNPVSALPGLLSSGFKDVSNDIAAVDGNLVITSIDTNLDILGLPQYPPLSADQDPNTIEEIRRTVYIENISSQVTASQLLDFINGVVGEVKYLRMAGHDDKHMTQSAFVEFTDRASIVKALQCDGITLKGNKLSIQHSSSAIVKPQKDSEVISEKDTEEAMKRLKEAESLIARVVEPEISGKSSRSRRRSSSRSRRRSSSRSRRRSRSSSRRSSRKRDKRSRSKDRRRSRSPRRRSTSRRRKSRSRSKQSKTHRSRSRSKPRRSRSRSRPRRSRSRSKARRSKRSYSRSRRSRSKTSDSKSKLGKKSRRSRSRSIRSRRNHRSRSRSGLARTKHRRSRSRSARSRSRSRLSKRSRRTSSRSPTRSKTTKRSNSKSRSSVAKDRSRSRSKTSQVTKDPKSVKVSISSSRSQSPDASKLPLLGEESDKKAEDDKCMPDIEMKSTSPARSVGSPITSYPVEEKIGPKIEIKFENIESEQPENMEIDKKEIEVAVSEKSPNENILTVVKEDAESKIKTRDKTKSRSRSRSPSRVASRSGKSSRKPRSRSRDRKRSRSPVRKIRRRYSSSESSSSIENARNRGKKSVSRPRSRSPRKSSRRSSKRSESPASRHRSHRDKKLRLRKRSVSRSPAKRSISRSPRRSQAKESDKEISRSSSKKEGPEILRKRSCDSDAKASESD; encoded by the coding sequence ATGACTGAAGAGCTACCTTTGATAGCTCAAGTGAGCAATGTTTCTACCTTGGCCACTTTGGATCAAATGGAGAAACTGTTTGGATTTATGGGAAAAAtcaaagatattaaaatgtaCCCTACTGTCTCTGTGGTACAGCCTCAATTTAAAGTATGTTATGTAAAATATGCGGAATCGTGGAGTGTGCGAGTTGCTTTACATCTTACTAACACTGTCTTTATCGATAGAGCGTTAGTTGTTGTTGCTATTCCTGGTGATACAATTCCTAGTGAAGATAACACAGCTTTCGATCTTCATAATCCAGTGTCAGCATTACCAGGTTTATTGTCGTCTGGATTCAAAGATGTTAGTAATGATATCGCCGCTGTGGATGGTAATTTAGTAATTACGTCTATTGATACCAATTTAGATATTTTGGGTCTGCCTCAATATCCTCCATTGTCTGCTGATCAAGATCCCAATACTATTGAAGAAATAAGGAGAACtgtttacattgaaaatattagCTCACAAGTAACTGCTTCACAACTTCTTGATTTTATAAACGGAGTTGTGGGTGAAGTTAAATATCTCCGTATGGCCGGCCATGATGATAAGCACATGACTCAATCTGCATTTGTTGAATTTACTGATCGAGCTTCTATTGTTAAAGCTCTTCAGTGTGATGGAATAACGTTAAAGGGTAACAAATTAAGCATACAACATTCAAGTTCAGCAATCGTTAAACCTCAAAAGGATTCTGAAGTTATATCTGAAAAAGATACTGAAGAAGCAATGAAGCGTTTGAAAGAAGCTGAAAGCCTTATTGCTAGGGTGGTTGAACCTGAAATAAGTGGTAAATCTTCTCGTTCTAGACGGCGTTCCTCCTCGAGATCAAGGCGAAGATCATCATCTAGGTCGAGACGGCGATCTAGATCAAGTTCAAGGCGGTCATCGCGTAAGAGAGATAAAAGATCTCGTTCCAAAGACAGAAGAAGATCTCGATCTCCCAGACGGAGATCAACATCTCGAAGAAGAAAATCACGTTCTCGAAGTAAACAGTCCAAAACACACCGATCTCGCTCTAGAAGTAAACCTAGACGTTCCCGGTCTAGAAGTCGTCCAAGAAGATCCAGATCAAGAAGTAAAGCTCGACGTTCAAAGCGATCCTATTCCAGAAGTAGACGATCTCGTTCCAAGACAAGTGATTCAAAAAGTAAGTTGGGGAAGAAGAGTCGTAGATCAAGGTCTAGAAGTATTCGATCTCGAAGAAATCACCGTTCTAGATCAAGAAGTGGCTTGGCCCGCACCAAACATCGTAGGTCCCGTTCTCGCAGTGCACGCTCGCGTTCAAGAAGCAGATTATCTAAAAGGAGCCGTAGAACCAGTTCTCGAAGTCCAACACGTTCTAAAACTACTAAGAGATCTAATTCTAAGAGTCGTTCTTCTGTTGCTAAAGACAGATCTCGATCGAGGAGTAAAACTTCTCAAGTTACTAAAGATCCTAAGTCTGTTAAAGTATCAATCTCGTCTTCGAGATCTCAGTCACCAGATGCATCTAAACTTCCACTTTTAGGAGaagaaagtgataaaaaagCAGAAGATGATAAGTGCATGCCAGACATTGAAATGAAGTCTACATCACCAGCAAGGTCAGTGGGTAGTCCAATTACAAGCTACCCTGTAGAGGAAAAGATTGGTCCTAAAATTGagattaagtttgaaaatatagaaagtgAACAACCTGAGAATAtggaaattgataaaaaagaaattgaagtaGCTGTATCGGAAAAATCaccaaatgaaaatattttaactgtggTTAAAGAAGATgctgaatcaaaaataaaaacaagagaTAAGACTAAAAGTCGATCAAGGTCGAGAAGTCCTAGTAGAGTAGCCAGCAGGTCCGGAAAGTCTTCGAGAAAGCCCAGATCGAGGTCAAGAGATCGTAAACGATCTCGTTCTCCTGTGAGAAAAATAAGGAGGCGGTATTCTTCATCCGAAAGTTCATCAAGCATTGAAAATGCGCGGAATCGTGGCAAAAAGTCTGTGTCACGACCTAGATCTAGGTCACCTCGTAAATCTAGCAGGCGTTCGTCGAAGCGCTCTGAGTCACCTGCTTCAAGACATCGTTCTCACAGGGATAAAAAATTGAGATTGAGAAAACGCTCTGTTTCAAGAAGTCCTGCTAAACGATCAATTTCTAGAAGTCCAAGACGATCTCAGGCTAAAGAGAGTGATAAAGAAATTTCTCGCTCCTCTTCTAAAAAGGAAGGACctgaaattctaagaaaaagaaGCTGTGACAGTGATGCAAAAGCTTCAGAGTCTGATTaa
- the LOC107444234 gene encoding putative autophagy-related protein 11, which produces MELKSSSNPSGYNVEGLNPRTDFSNSKLLDDTKSCLSENYFCSKSDLDIELEKCYKILGSESLVESKSCSSPTECSVEGLVQGTDFELSEDTKNNFCSQSGLDREFEKCYEALDLEQPVEIRNCSNTSKDNMQDFIPKTDFEYSRSELRPNSPSAMNNIDNLNMHEISHKSLENFDPLSSKINSEIFPQETHNLKSKAELEMNKLQILNLKNDLKSLNKFSNLEEKSDVVKSNTQTSNNLGLKKTKSSSSLDSQAFNADNSYNDFDVKNKKEILSSEDKILINETEYSSKESKFDASLNSNKTSNEIVNLLDSETSNSENANYDISAKNKNKILAPDHQILINETECPSKESKSDAFLNNSKTSNKTISSLDSQTFNADVANDDFDGKNVSNISSSNKILKIKTECPSKKFKSDATLNNDKTSNETDTFKRGILNKDELKKREIKDYLEEEKDDLINPGWDAIKKLTTNEQRYQQVRKCWESRKIPDPNKNLTYHSYRKKLFSSRHPEPRAVTKQKRQASTQLNGKSAKRHCTFFLDKEIDSIEKTKEKEKQAIINEMHDKISSIGYEGSRWNRAAPYHHKFNSRVSIIKNEYFKIADTCEDKFSDKISSLNERRNEVLQFYGFYKGLNDSNKDPTQLTESQFQELNEIEDVYRQFGIYYKD; this is translated from the coding sequence ATGGAGTTAAAAAGCTCTTCTAATCCTAGTGGATATAATGTAGAAGGTTTGAATCCAAGAACAGATTTTAGTAATTCCAAATTATTGGATGATACTAAAAGCTGTTTAAGTGAGAACTATTTCTGTTCAAAAAGTGATTTAGATATTGAGCTTGAaaagtgttataaaattttgggCTCAGAGTCATTGGTGGAGTCGAAAAGCTGTTCAAGTCCAACAGAATGTAGTGTAGAAGGTCTTGTACAAGGTACAGATTTTGAATTATCGGAAGAcactaaaaacaatttctgttCACAAAGTGGTTTAGATCGTGAGTTCGAAAAATGTTATGAAGCTTTGGATTTAGAGCAACCAGTAGAAATAAGAAACTGTTCAAATACAAGTAAGGATAATATGCAagattttattccaaaaacagATTTTGAATATTCCAGATCTGAACTAAGACCTAATTCACCATCTGCGatgaataatattgataatttaaatatgcatgAAATATCTCACAAAAGTCTTGAAAATTTTGATCCATTGTCTTCTAAGATTAATTCTGAGATTTTCCCACAAGAAACTCATAACTTGAAGTCAAAAGCTGAGTTGGAGATgaataaactacaaattttgaatctaaaaaatgatttgaagagTCTTAATAAATTCTccaatttagaagaaaaatcagATGTTGTGAAATCTAATACTCAGACTTCAAACAATCTAGGCTTGAAAAAGACTAAATCTTCAAGCTCACTTGATTCTCAGGCTTTCAATGCAGATAATAGTTATAATgattttgatgttaaaaataagaaagaaattttatcttcagaagataaaattttaattaatgagacTGAATATTCGAGCAAGGAATCAAAGTTTGATGCTTCTTTAAATAGTAACAAAACATCAAATGAAATTGTCAACTTGCTTGATTCTGAAACTTCTAATTCAGAGAATGCTAATTATGACATTAgtgcaaaaaataagaataaaatattagccccagatcatcaaattttaattaatgagacTGAATGTCCAAGCAAGGAATCAAAGtctgatgcttttttaaataatagcaaaacATCAAATAAAACTATCAGCTCCCTTGATTCTCAGACTTTTAATGCAGATGTTGCAAATGATGATTTTGATGGTAAAAATGTGAGCAACATTTcttcaagtaataaaattttgaaaatcaagactGAATGTCCGAGCAAAAAGTTCAAGTCTGATGCTActttaaataatgacaaaaCCTCAAACGAAACTGATACTTTTAAACGAGGGATATTAAACAAAGATGAGTTaaagaaaagggaaattaaGGATTACTTGGAGGAAGAAAAAGATGATCTCATTAATCCTGGATGGgatgcaataaaaaaacttaccaCCAATGAACAACGTTATCAACAAGTACGGAAGTGTTGGGAATCACGAAAAATTCCTGAtccaaacaaaaatttgacatatcattcctacagaaaaaaattgtttagctCCAGGCATCCTGAACCCAGGGCTGTTACTAAACAGAAGAGACAGGCTTCTACTCAGTTAAATGGAAAAAGTGCCAAGCGTCATTGCACCTTTTTTCTTGATAAAGAAATAGATTCTATTGAAAAAACCaaggaaaaagaaaagcaagcaataataaatgaaatgcatGATAAAATTAGTTCTATTGGTTATGAGGGTTCAAGATGGAATAGGGCAGCACCGTATCATCACAAGTTTAATTCTAgagtttcaataattaaaaatgagtattttaaaattgcagataCTTGTGAAGATAAATTTAGTGATAAAATTTCTTCGTTAAATGAACGTCGCAATGAAGTCTTACAGTTTTATGGTTTTTACAAAGGATTGAATGATTCAAATAAAGACCCCACTCAGCTGACTGAATCACAATTTCAAGAATTAAACGAAATAGAAGATGTGTATAGGCAATTTGGCATTTACTACAAAGATTGA
- the LOC107444235 gene encoding uncharacterized protein: protein MFFNTIVLRRTLLSVQIIPTAFMAKQSKKDFEAIETYNKLRKKPLAETSYSDSELRSAQKFFDQVKKYRQLSEEGFEPSKLFMVWRVAPLIHRPIWEKEIILKLGLHKDKAKYATVKNTASNNKMLWKVKHLIRLKPITFPDGLPTNDDLYGTFLKQSGELVIAERLKVKPEDLERDPEFERVKLDQRTIKENLRIKWNAGYPKMY from the coding sequence atgtttttcaatacaATTGTATTGAGACGAACTCTTCTTTCTGTGCAGATTATTCCTACAGCTTTCATGgctaaacaaagcaaaaaagacTTTGAAGCAATTGAAACTTACAATAAGTTGCGTAAAAAACCTTTAGCGGAAACCAGTTATTCTGATTCTGAGCTGCGTAGCGCTCAAAAGTTTTTTGATCAAGTAAAAAAGTATCGGCAGCTTTCAGAAGAGGGATTTGAACCTTCTAAACTATTTATGGTGTGGCGAGTTGCACCCCTTATTCACCGACCTATTTGggagaaagaaattattttaaaactaggaTTACATAAAGATAAAGCAAAATACGctacagtaaaaaataccgCATCTAACAACAAAATGTTGTGGaaagttaaacatttaattcgTCTTAAACCTATAACTTTCCCAGACGGTTTACCCACAAATGACGATTTGTATGGAACATTTCTAAAACAAAGTGGTGAATTAGTTATTGCAGAGCGTTTAAAAGTTAAGCCTGAAGACTTGGAAAGGGATCCTGAATTTGAACGGGTTAAACTCGATCAAAGGACTATAAAAGAAAACCTGCGCATCAAATGGAATGCTGGCTACCCAAAAATGTATTGA